In one window of Silvanigrella paludirubra DNA:
- a CDS encoding BMP family lipoprotein — MKNFLSSFYFLSLLPLSAFSNTEPKICMVLDKAGKDDHSFNQEAYNGFQKALKSLPISKESKIIEAKDENHLNQTVRSFVKGKCSIIFAVGINNADTIKLISPQFPEQKFVVIDSNVSKKNVRSIVFKDEQGAFLMGAIAAIKSKTGSIGIIGGMNIPLIQKFETAYTAGAKYVNPKINVLIGYVGISVEAWNNPTKAQEIALSQFDQGADIIFHAAGGSGLGVFNAAEKANKKDTKKYAIGCDSNQNWIKPGMILTSMTKDIEKSVLDTIQNIIDNKFTTGLYTYEISNGGINWALDKYNKDLFTETEIIKINHIKNEIALNKIQTLSKEAKN; from the coding sequence ATGAAAAATTTTCTTTCTTCATTCTATTTTTTATCTTTATTACCTTTATCTGCCTTTTCAAATACAGAACCAAAAATTTGTATGGTTCTTGATAAGGCCGGTAAAGATGATCATTCTTTTAATCAAGAAGCTTATAACGGATTTCAAAAAGCACTTAAAAGTTTACCAATTTCTAAAGAGAGTAAAATAATAGAAGCAAAGGATGAAAATCATTTAAATCAAACAGTAAGATCTTTTGTTAAAGGAAAATGCTCTATTATTTTTGCTGTTGGCATAAATAATGCCGATACTATCAAACTTATTTCGCCTCAATTTCCAGAACAGAAGTTTGTAGTTATAGACTCAAATGTAAGTAAAAAAAATGTACGCTCCATTGTTTTTAAAGATGAACAAGGAGCTTTTTTAATGGGTGCAATTGCGGCCATTAAATCTAAAACAGGATCTATTGGTATTATTGGTGGAATGAATATTCCATTAATTCAAAAATTTGAGACCGCATATACTGCCGGTGCAAAATATGTTAACCCCAAAATCAATGTTTTAATTGGATACGTTGGTATATCCGTTGAAGCTTGGAATAACCCCACAAAAGCTCAAGAAATTGCTCTAAGCCAATTTGATCAGGGAGCTGATATTATTTTTCACGCAGCAGGAGGTTCAGGGCTTGGTGTTTTTAATGCAGCTGAAAAAGCAAATAAAAAAGATACAAAAAAATATGCCATTGGATGTGATTCAAATCAAAATTGGATTAAACCTGGCATGATATTAACAAGCATGACAAAAGATATAGAAAAATCGGTTCTGGATACAATTCAAAATATAATTGATAATAAATTTACAACGGGTCTTTACACATATGAAATATCTAATGGTGGAATTAACTGGGCATTAGATAAATATAATAAAGATTTATTTACTGAAACTGAAATTATAAAAATCAATCATATTAAAAATGAAATTGCATTAAATAAAATTCAAACATTAAGTAAAGAGGCGAAAAACTGA
- a CDS encoding BMP family lipoprotein has protein sequence MPSTRMIKKARMIIITLLSTYSLTSLANSIKQAPPKICMVLDKGGKDDHSFNESAVNGFNKSLKELAISKDSKFVEPRNDAQIPTFFRNFATSMNCDLIIAIGFNPSDSVPELALKYPNKKFLVVDTNLEEKNKAKNIRSITFQEHDGSFLVGAIAAMKSTSGKVGFIGGMDIPLIHRFETGYTAGAKYINPKIKISTSYVGITPDAWNNPTKAKELALAQYNEGTDVIFQVAANSGQGVFDSAEQMNKKTNHKKQHYAIGVDSNQNWIKPDIIITSMVKRVDNAVFFTIKDFVENKFTSGHTAFGLKDGGVDWAYDQYNKKFYSSSQIKEINSIKEKIINGKITVPDYYEQEKK, from the coding sequence GTGCCCTCTACCCGCATGATCAAAAAAGCAAGAATGATAATTATAACACTTTTAAGCACTTATTCTCTTACTTCCTTAGCAAACTCCATAAAGCAAGCTCCTCCTAAAATATGTATGGTTCTTGATAAAGGTGGAAAAGATGACCACTCTTTCAATGAATCTGCTGTCAATGGCTTTAATAAATCTTTAAAAGAACTTGCAATCAGTAAAGATAGTAAATTTGTTGAGCCAAGAAATGATGCTCAAATTCCTACCTTTTTTAGAAATTTTGCGACTTCTATGAATTGCGATTTAATTATTGCTATTGGATTTAATCCTTCCGACTCAGTCCCTGAACTTGCTTTAAAATACCCAAATAAAAAATTCTTAGTTGTTGACACCAATCTAGAAGAAAAAAATAAAGCGAAAAATATCCGTTCCATTACTTTCCAAGAACATGATGGATCTTTCCTAGTTGGCGCTATTGCAGCCATGAAATCAACTTCTGGAAAAGTTGGATTTATAGGCGGCATGGATATTCCACTCATTCACAGGTTTGAAACAGGCTATACTGCCGGCGCAAAATACATCAATCCAAAAATAAAAATATCGACATCTTACGTTGGAATTACCCCTGATGCTTGGAATAATCCAACAAAAGCAAAAGAACTTGCTTTAGCTCAGTATAACGAAGGAACTGATGTTATATTTCAGGTTGCTGCTAATTCTGGACAAGGCGTATTTGATTCTGCTGAACAAATGAATAAAAAAACAAACCATAAAAAACAACATTACGCTATTGGTGTGGATTCCAACCAAAATTGGATTAAACCTGACATTATCATCACAAGCATGGTTAAAAGAGTTGATAACGCAGTGTTTTTTACAATTAAAGATTTTGTTGAAAACAAATTTACATCGGGGCATACAGCATTCGGTCTTAAAGACGGTGGTGTAGATTGGGCTTATGATCAATACAACAAAAAATTCTATTCTAGTTCGCAAATTAAAGAAATAAACAGTATTAAAGAAAAGATAATAAACGGCAAAATTACGGTCCCAGATTATTATGAACAGGAAAAAAAATAA
- the tadA gene encoding tRNA adenosine(34) deaminase TadA: protein MNKCIELANLAAAKGEVPVGAIIVDSQDQIISESYNLRETGKMATAHAELLAIEQACKKLSRWRLQDCTLYVTLEPCFMCAGAIILARIPRVVFATQDPKAGAVGSLTNILNDDRLNHKCEIVSGICAEESSNILKSFFKNRRKK from the coding sequence ATGAATAAATGCATTGAATTGGCAAATTTGGCAGCTGCTAAAGGTGAAGTTCCAGTGGGTGCTATTATTGTTGATTCTCAAGATCAAATTATCTCAGAATCTTACAATTTACGTGAAACAGGAAAAATGGCCACAGCCCATGCAGAGCTTCTTGCTATTGAGCAAGCATGCAAAAAACTTTCACGTTGGAGACTTCAAGATTGTACTTTGTACGTGACATTAGAGCCTTGTTTTATGTGTGCTGGCGCTATCATTTTGGCAAGAATTCCAAGAGTCGTTTTTGCTACCCAAGATCCAAAAGCAGGTGCTGTAGGAAGTTTAACAAATATACTAAATGATGATCGATTAAATCATAAATGTGAAATTGTTTCAGGTATATGCGCAGAAGAATCCTCTAATATTTTAAAATCTTTTTTTAAAAACCGCAGAAAAAAATAA
- a CDS encoding sugar phosphate nucleotidyltransferase, with protein MSHQNLSKEKYTIGIVLAAGVGKRMNSKIPKVAHILLGKPLVIWAIESLIQAGVSKIVIVISPTQTMVEEIISNYKFSEETQIHFAYQDVPLGTGHAARCGVDSVTKYFDKEVSQNLNSLNILIAYGDTPAVKGSTFIEFLKYHSENKNAFSILVFKAKNPFGYGRIITDKNGEFLAICEEKDCSEDQKKIDLCNSGFLCANYLEMQKMFPLLKNENAAKEYYLTDLPILSKNSGKKVGYLIGKDELEFLGINSQEQLAEMEIKFKEKFSNK; from the coding sequence GTGTCGCATCAAAATTTATCTAAAGAAAAATATACAATTGGAATTGTTTTAGCGGCTGGAGTGGGCAAAAGAATGAACTCTAAGATTCCTAAAGTAGCCCATATTTTATTAGGTAAGCCGCTTGTGATTTGGGCGATAGAATCTCTTATTCAAGCTGGTGTATCAAAAATTGTTATAGTTATTTCACCAACCCAAACCATGGTTGAAGAAATCATTTCTAATTATAAATTTTCTGAAGAAACTCAAATTCATTTTGCTTATCAAGATGTGCCACTTGGTACTGGGCATGCGGCTCGCTGTGGAGTTGATTCCGTTACAAAATACTTTGACAAAGAAGTGAGTCAAAATTTAAATTCATTAAATATACTTATTGCTTATGGTGATACTCCTGCTGTTAAGGGATCTACATTTATAGAATTTTTAAAGTACCATTCTGAAAATAAGAATGCTTTTTCTATTCTTGTATTTAAAGCAAAAAATCCTTTTGGATACGGAAGAATTATCACGGATAAAAATGGTGAATTTCTTGCTATTTGTGAGGAAAAAGATTGTAGTGAAGATCAGAAAAAAATTGATTTATGCAATTCAGGTTTTTTGTGTGCAAATTATTTAGAAATGCAAAAAATGTTTCCTTTGTTGAAAAATGAAAATGCAGCAAAAGAATATTATTTAACTGATTTACCAATTTTATCTAAAAATTCAGGCAAAAAAGTTGGCTATTTAATTGGAAAAGATGAATTAGAGTTTCTTGGAATAAATTCTCAGGAACAGTTAGCAGAAATGGAAATAAAATTTAAAGAAAAATTTTCAAATAAATAA
- the glmS gene encoding glutamine--fructose-6-phosphate transaminase (isomerizing), which yields MCGVIGYIGERATPEFFYNGLKRLEYRGYDSAGIAMMNSDGVFIQRAEGKLVNLQKKLELLPKSTKIGIGHTRWATHGKPTELNAHPHRSENMILLHNGIIENYKPLKEFLLNKGYKFHSETDTEVAAHLLNYEFKQNLNIQNPLERMKKSIFSLVSQIRGAFAFGILCTDVPDTLFVVKYGSPVVLGIGENENYMASGITALVDHTRQIIIMEDKEIAYLTSKDISIVDFEGKPVKRDPISISWSTSMLDKNGFDHYMLKEIHEQPQAVAQTINGRYDLDTGKINLKAYGINHINLKEINRIQIIACGTSYYAGCLARYFIEKFTGIPVETELASESRYRSPTVNSHTLSIAVSQSGETIDTLQAIKFAKENKAKTLAIINAPGSSIAHVCDDQSLIYAGPEVGVASTKAFSAQLASLILLGLAIAQEQKKLNTHKISEYIDELIKVPSFLEKVLMLSNGIKEISIKYYNLNSLLFIGRGHQWPVALEGALKLKELSYIHAEGYAAGELKHGPIALIDEDMSVVCLAPKDSYYEKTISNIEEIRARGGKILSVGTEGDKELQNISDDFIAIPECSEIILPFLTAVPMHLLAYWVAVRKGTDVDQPRNLAKSVTVE from the coding sequence ATGTGTGGAGTTATAGGCTATATTGGTGAAAGAGCAACACCTGAATTTTTTTATAATGGCCTCAAAAGACTAGAATATAGAGGATACGACTCTGCAGGTATTGCAATGATGAATTCTGATGGAGTTTTTATTCAAAGAGCAGAAGGCAAACTGGTTAATTTACAAAAAAAATTAGAATTGTTACCTAAATCAACTAAAATTGGAATTGGTCATACACGTTGGGCTACACATGGAAAACCAACAGAATTAAATGCTCATCCTCACCGCTCTGAAAATATGATTTTATTGCATAATGGAATTATTGAAAATTATAAACCGTTAAAAGAATTTTTGTTGAATAAAGGTTATAAATTTCATAGCGAGACTGATACTGAAGTAGCTGCTCATTTATTAAATTATGAATTTAAACAAAATCTAAATATACAAAACCCTCTTGAAAGAATGAAAAAATCAATTTTTTCTTTAGTATCTCAAATTAGAGGTGCCTTTGCATTTGGTATTTTATGTACCGATGTTCCAGATACTTTATTTGTCGTAAAATATGGTTCTCCAGTTGTTTTAGGTATTGGAGAAAATGAAAATTATATGGCTTCTGGAATTACAGCATTAGTAGATCATACTCGCCAAATTATTATTATGGAAGATAAAGAAATCGCTTATCTTACTTCAAAAGATATCTCCATAGTAGATTTTGAAGGAAAACCTGTAAAACGAGATCCTATTTCTATTTCATGGTCAACAAGCATGCTAGATAAAAATGGTTTTGATCATTATATGCTAAAAGAAATTCATGAACAACCACAAGCTGTAGCACAAACTATTAATGGTAGATATGATCTTGATACAGGTAAAATAAATTTAAAAGCTTACGGTATAAACCATATTAATTTAAAAGAAATAAATCGAATTCAAATTATAGCTTGTGGAACAAGTTATTATGCAGGATGTTTAGCACGTTACTTTATTGAAAAATTTACAGGAATTCCTGTAGAAACAGAATTAGCAAGTGAATCTCGTTATAGATCACCAACAGTAAACTCACATACATTGAGTATTGCAGTATCTCAGAGTGGAGAAACAATTGACACTCTTCAGGCAATAAAATTTGCAAAAGAAAATAAAGCAAAGACTCTAGCTATTATTAATGCACCTGGAAGCAGTATAGCCCATGTTTGTGATGATCAAAGTCTTATTTATGCAGGACCCGAAGTTGGAGTTGCTAGTACAAAAGCATTTTCAGCTCAATTAGCGTCATTAATTCTTTTAGGATTAGCTATTGCTCAAGAACAAAAGAAATTAAATACCCATAAAATTTCTGAATATATAGATGAATTAATTAAGGTACCAAGTTTTCTTGAAAAAGTATTAATGTTATCAAATGGAATAAAAGAAATTTCAATTAAATATTATAATCTTAATAGTTTATTATTTATTGGGCGAGGACATCAATGGCCAGTTGCATTAGAAGGGGCTTTAAAATTAAAAGAACTTTCTTATATACATGCAGAAGGCTATGCAGCTGGAGAGTTAAAACATGGTCCAATCGCATTAATTGATGAAGATATGAGTGTAGTTTGTTTAGCTCCAAAAGATTCATATTATGAAAAAACAATAAGTAATATAGAAGAAATTAGAGCTCGTGGTGGAAAAATTCTTTCCGTTGGAACGGAAGGGGATAAAGAACTTCAAAATATTTCAGACGACTTTATTGCAATACCTGAATGTTCTGAAATTATTTTACCTTTTTTAACAGCAGTGCCTATGCATTTGTTAGCTTATTGGGTCGCAGTAAGAAAAGGAACTGATGTAGATCAACCAAGAAATTTAGCAAAAAGTGTTACTGTAGAATAA
- a CDS encoding methylglyoxal synthase, which yields MAIKYKEVILPERKKIVLIAHDNKKKELLDWAVLHSDKLADHELYATGTTGKLLERETGFKVTCFESGPLGGDMQAGAHIAEGKLDLVLFFWDPLAAQPHDPDVRALLRVAVVWNVPLACNRSSADFLISSPYFSCEYKKQITDFSVYKGRKTE from the coding sequence ATGGCAATTAAATATAAAGAAGTAATATTACCAGAAAGAAAAAAAATTGTTTTAATTGCTCATGACAACAAAAAAAAAGAATTATTAGATTGGGCTGTATTACACAGTGATAAACTAGCCGATCATGAGCTTTATGCTACAGGTACAACAGGTAAACTATTAGAAAGAGAAACTGGTTTTAAAGTTACTTGTTTTGAAAGTGGACCATTAGGTGGAGATATGCAGGCAGGTGCTCATATTGCTGAAGGAAAATTAGATCTCGTTCTTTTTTTCTGGGATCCTTTAGCTGCTCAGCCTCATGACCCCGATGTTAGAGCTTTATTAAGAGTTGCTGTTGTCTGGAATGTTCCTTTAGCATGTAATCGATCCTCAGCTGATTTCTTAATTAGTTCACCATATTTTTCATGCGAATATAAAAAACAAATAACTGATTTTAGTGTTTATAAAGGAAGAAAAACAGAGTAA
- a CDS encoding S41 family peptidase, with the protein MNLKKSIPILKYSTTILCSFILFSSCGKGNISSENNILNSENKSSYSKNKNNNKLKWELPELTQEEKENLISSVKTVFNDFYVNRLQKITDYHYDALREANKLNINMSSNELLRNTMSIFMNIRDLHTGFKYPLPARCVIGGFPLKVDLSYDINGKNEKLIISKKLAAIPNFDDPNDNLNYNDLQLNDEILSISNIGIEGLTTDEMPVKIAINELGKYTRGANEDAYKTRSVQNFFSRNGAYLKTPEGKFTIKVKKSSDGSIKEYSFPWQSYKSAADICNTNKSTKEKFNNFNNIMNNSLFYKLNKTNQEESIENFYQSSNTASSANITTRIAERGDKKFGIIRLNMFLPSGDYDLNDYLVAREKIINEVNIIRSFVLENKDKISGIIFDVRANGGGYGSFPQLIANLFTNQFVKNMDVRPLVSQTNSDTFYNLEMSRYFSRKGTKDELSAPFLDTVNEMEKLINDKFTKNLVNNREVLLEAADRFDGDENDALPPNYTKENTDILKPIFTDKPIAVLTNSNCYSACDVFTSLFKDYKIARIFGETKHTGGGGANVIEWKDFLIPVVIDERGTKSSIIPNGKPLPKGSEIRFAWNKIKRVNNSKTEQYIEGNGVISDYIYKPTSYDVLNNDENIFNKIMDDMSNYKNPKKFYLNR; encoded by the coding sequence ATGAATTTAAAAAAATCTATTCCAATACTAAAATATTCAACAACAATTTTATGCTCTTTTATATTATTTTCTTCATGCGGAAAAGGAAATATTAGTTCAGAAAATAATATTTTGAATTCTGAAAATAAATCCTCTTATTCTAAAAATAAAAATAATAATAAACTAAAATGGGAATTACCAGAATTAACACAAGAAGAAAAAGAAAATCTCATTTCTTCTGTAAAAACAGTTTTTAATGATTTTTATGTAAATAGGCTTCAAAAAATAACTGATTATCATTACGATGCTCTAAGAGAAGCAAATAAATTAAATATAAATATGAGCTCTAATGAATTGCTTAGAAATACAATGTCTATATTTATGAATATACGAGATCTTCATACTGGTTTTAAATATCCCTTACCAGCAAGATGTGTTATTGGAGGATTTCCATTAAAAGTAGATTTATCTTATGATATAAATGGAAAAAACGAAAAATTAATCATTTCAAAAAAATTAGCAGCTATTCCTAATTTTGATGACCCAAATGATAATTTAAATTATAATGATCTTCAATTAAATGATGAAATTTTGTCTATATCAAATATTGGAATTGAAGGTCTTACCACTGATGAAATGCCAGTAAAAATTGCTATAAATGAATTAGGTAAATATACTCGCGGTGCTAATGAAGATGCTTATAAAACCCGATCAGTTCAAAATTTCTTTTCAAGAAATGGTGCTTATTTAAAAACACCTGAAGGAAAATTTACTATAAAAGTTAAAAAATCTTCGGATGGTTCGATTAAAGAATATTCTTTTCCATGGCAAAGCTATAAATCTGCTGCAGATATTTGTAACACAAATAAATCAACTAAAGAAAAATTTAATAATTTTAATAATATAATGAATAATTCTTTATTTTATAAATTAAATAAAACAAACCAAGAAGAATCCATTGAAAACTTTTATCAATCATCAAACACAGCCTCTAGTGCAAATATTACAACAAGAATCGCTGAAAGAGGAGATAAAAAATTTGGAATTATAAGATTAAACATGTTTCTTCCAAGTGGGGATTATGATTTAAATGACTATTTAGTTGCAAGAGAAAAAATAATTAATGAAGTAAATATAATTCGAAGTTTTGTCCTAGAAAATAAAGATAAAATTTCTGGAATCATATTTGATGTAAGAGCAAATGGAGGGGGATATGGTAGTTTTCCTCAACTCATTGCTAATTTATTTACTAATCAATTTGTAAAAAATATGGATGTAAGGCCTCTTGTTTCTCAAACAAACAGTGACACCTTTTATAATTTAGAAATGTCTCGTTATTTTTCTAGAAAAGGAACTAAAGATGAATTATCTGCACCATTTTTAGATACTGTTAATGAAATGGAAAAATTAATAAATGATAAATTTACAAAAAATTTAGTTAATAATAGAGAAGTTTTACTTGAAGCAGCTGATAGATTTGATGGAGATGAAAATGACGCCCTCCCTCCAAATTACACAAAAGAGAATACAGATATATTAAAACCTATATTTACAGATAAACCTATAGCCGTATTAACAAATAGCAATTGTTATTCTGCTTGTGATGTTTTTACATCACTTTTTAAAGATTATAAAATTGCAAGAATATTTGGAGAAACTAAACACACTGGAGGAGGAGGAGCAAACGTAATAGAATGGAAAGATTTTTTAATTCCTGTTGTTATTGATGAAAGAGGTACAAAATCATCTATTATACCAAATGGAAAACCTCTTCCAAAAGGCAGTGAAATTCGATTTGCTTGGAATAAAATTAAAAGAGTAAATAACAGTAAAACAGAACAATATATTGAAGGAAATGGTGTTATATCAGATTATATTTACAAACCTACAAGTTATGATGTTTTAAATAATGATGAAAATATATTTAATAAAATAATGGATGATATGAGTAATTATAAAAATCCTAAAAAATTCTATTTAAATAGGTAA
- a CDS encoding substrate-binding periplasmic protein has protein sequence MNLKYLFLREYSIIFIINFIFFQNICYAKETITILTEEKPPNNFEDSNKKITGISTEIVEEIFNNAKIKYKIEIMPWARAYDTALKSKNIGLYSLARTPDREKSFYWIGPLIKNDWVFFSKKDSKINIKDLEGAKKYQIGVYNQSALANYLLQNGFKANENLDISNEEKYNPTKLEKGRIDLWATGLLVGLYNAKLLNTKFYPIFTIKETQLYLAFSKDTNENLIKQLKDSFNKVKNNEKIINIQKKYGYYKNK, from the coding sequence ATGAATTTAAAATATTTATTTTTAAGAGAATATTCAATAATTTTTATTATCAATTTTATATTTTTTCAAAATATTTGTTATGCAAAAGAGACAATAACAATATTAACTGAAGAAAAACCTCCTAATAATTTTGAAGATTCAAATAAAAAAATCACGGGAATCTCTACTGAAATTGTTGAGGAAATTTTTAATAATGCAAAAATTAAATATAAAATAGAAATTATGCCCTGGGCTAGGGCTTATGATACAGCTCTTAAAAGTAAAAATATTGGCCTTTATTCATTAGCAAGAACACCTGATAGAGAAAAATCATTTTATTGGATTGGTCCACTAATAAAAAATGATTGGGTCTTTTTTTCAAAAAAAGATTCAAAAATTAATATAAAAGATTTAGAAGGTGCGAAAAAATATCAAATTGGAGTTTATAACCAAAGTGCATTAGCGAATTATTTATTGCAAAATGGATTTAAGGCAAATGAAAATCTGGATATATCTAATGAAGAAAAATATAACCCCACAAAACTTGAAAAAGGTCGAATTGATTTATGGGCTACAGGTCTATTAGTAGGTTTATATAATGCTAAATTATTAAATACTAAATTCTATCCAATATTTACAATAAAAGAAACGCAACTATATTTAGCTTTTAGTAAAGATACGAATGAAAATTTAATAAAACAGTTGAAAGATTCTTTTAATAAAGTAAAAAATAATGAAAAAATTATAAATATACAAAAAAAATACGGTTATTATAAAAATAAGTAA
- a CDS encoding PhoH family protein yields the protein MKKKFVIDTNVLLSNPSAIFSFEDNDVYIPISVIEELDTFKKGLSETGRNARHFSRILDDLRERGSLSNGIPLFNDKRDSGKVYVVLESDMALLPAHFERKPDNLILSVALILKKQVGNMPVILITKDSNLRIKADALGVSVSDFEADKVNIEELYTGIVEFEVESEILKKYLSSGSVSLEEYDLMPNQYVILRDSKDPLQFVYGKYDHVTGNLKNLNLGGKDFVWGIYPRNLEQSFALDLLLDDDVKLVTLVGTAGTGKTLLAIAAGLEKTTDESKYQKLLVSRPIFPLGRDVGYLPGTLEEKLNPWMQPIFDNLELLLGGVSQGRQKRLSQSYHELINQGILEVEPLTYIRGRSIPNQFFIVDEAQNLTPHEIKTILTRAGENTKIILTGDPYQIDNPYVDAASNGLTYVVERMKQEAIAGHVSLVKGERSALATIAATLL from the coding sequence TTGAAAAAGAAATTTGTAATAGACACAAATGTGTTGTTATCCAATCCAAGTGCCATTTTCTCTTTTGAAGATAATGATGTGTATATTCCAATTTCCGTAATTGAAGAATTAGACACATTTAAGAAGGGCCTTAGTGAAACAGGAAGAAACGCACGTCATTTTTCAAGAATTTTGGATGATTTACGTGAAAGAGGATCTTTAAGTAACGGAATCCCCCTTTTTAATGACAAAAGAGACAGTGGGAAAGTTTATGTTGTTTTAGAATCTGATATGGCCTTATTACCTGCACACTTTGAAAGGAAACCAGATAATTTAATACTTAGCGTAGCTCTTATACTAAAGAAACAGGTTGGCAATATGCCTGTTATCTTAATTACAAAAGATTCAAACTTGCGTATTAAAGCAGATGCTTTAGGAGTAAGTGTATCTGATTTTGAAGCAGATAAAGTAAATATCGAAGAACTTTATACAGGCATAGTTGAATTTGAAGTAGAATCTGAAATTCTTAAAAAATATTTATCATCAGGTTCTGTTTCTTTAGAAGAATATGACTTGATGCCTAATCAATATGTTATTTTAAGAGATTCAAAAGATCCTCTTCAGTTTGTTTACGGAAAATATGATCATGTAACTGGAAATTTAAAGAATTTAAACTTAGGGGGCAAAGATTTTGTTTGGGGTATTTATCCAAGAAATCTTGAACAAAGTTTTGCTTTAGATTTATTGCTTGATGATGATGTAAAGCTTGTTACATTGGTTGGAACAGCAGGTACTGGTAAAACTTTATTAGCCATTGCAGCAGGATTAGAAAAAACTACAGATGAATCTAAATATCAAAAACTTCTTGTGAGTAGGCCAATTTTTCCATTAGGGAGAGATGTTGGTTATTTACCTGGTACTTTAGAAGAAAAACTGAATCCTTGGATGCAGCCTATTTTTGATAACTTAGAATTGTTACTTGGTGGAGTTTCTCAAGGAAGACAAAAGCGTTTGTCTCAAAGTTATCATGAACTGATCAATCAAGGTATTTTGGAGGTCGAACCTCTAACCTATATAAGAGGACGTTCTATTCCTAATCAATTTTTCATTGTTGATGAAGCACAAAATTTAACACCACATGAAATTAAAACAATATTAACTCGTGCAGGTGAAAATACAAAAATTATTTTAACAGGTGATCCTTATCAAATAGATAATCCCTATGTTGATGCCGCATCAAATGGACTTACATATGTTGTGGAAAGAATGAAACAAGAAGCTATTGCTGGACATGTTTCTTTAGTTAAAGGAGAACGCTCCGCTCTTGCTACTATAGCGGCAACGTTACTTTAA
- a CDS encoding GNAT family N-acetyltransferase, whose protein sequence is MVFDLNYSNCDGFLGDVNKVTDRYDVINFIEVLENYDPIIRDYYLNLANHLGFSDLKPYHLFYIKAGNRSVCIASLFFHNEMCGIFDVLTHDEFRKQGYASIMMHFLLNYAKNISLTASSKEAVSIYKNLGFQELGNYHCYEYKK, encoded by the coding sequence ATGGTATTTGATTTAAATTATAGCAATTGTGATGGGTTTTTGGGAGATGTAAATAAAGTAACAGACAGATATGATGTCATTAACTTTATAGAAGTTCTTGAAAATTATGACCCTATTATTCGGGATTATTATTTGAATTTAGCAAATCATTTGGGGTTTTCTGATCTAAAACCTTATCACCTATTTTATATTAAAGCTGGAAATAGATCGGTATGCATTGCATCTTTGTTTTTTCATAATGAAATGTGCGGAATTTTTGATGTTCTTACTCATGATGAATTTAGAAAGCAAGGTTATGCCTCTATTATGATGCATTTTTTATTAAATTATGCAAAAAATATATCTTTAACTGCGTCTTCTAAAGAAGCGGTAAGTATTTATAAAAATTTAGGGTTTCAAGAGTTAGGAAATTATCATTGCTATGAATATAAAAAGTGA